A section of the Leptotrichia buccalis C-1013-b genome encodes:
- a CDS encoding YARHG domain-containing protein has protein sequence MKKIRVFLLFCLIFIFSVNLLANDWEFGSEGGHIVPMNMSDIAIKSEKLHFKLEKVKGEYGTVNEMAVTVRFVFDSPAAGEKYIGFITPEGGNEEWDEVNHFKNFRTVVNGKSVNTVSYRLTDFVPKDVKKLEEVKKYFKEYDEEKAKEEADYYKRSYVYYFKANFKKGENVIEHSYRYDGSGGVGYNDFNYVWSTISKWKNQKVDDFEVIVEPGSALIAIPEIKMKNGKYIDWKLVGEGNIDYGYRNYYDRDGQYKVLYAKLKKGYLHFKTKNFSPEDEFSLSEIAYLNGNYYFSEKTEKGYKYRDDLTKAAYSAGYLTADELKELTNEDLKIMRNYPYAVAGYDFSDKKLKDYFSKFLWYIPIGKNVELGEDDYEVVNNVDKIIKSRGK, from the coding sequence TTGAAAAAAATCAGAGTATTTTTATTGTTTTGTTTAATATTTATTTTTAGTGTAAATTTATTGGCAAATGACTGGGAATTTGGTTCGGAAGGAGGGCATATAGTTCCGATGAACATGTCTGATATTGCAATAAAAAGTGAGAAGCTGCATTTTAAGCTGGAAAAAGTGAAGGGCGAATATGGGACAGTAAATGAAATGGCAGTGACTGTAAGATTTGTGTTTGACAGTCCTGCGGCTGGAGAGAAGTACATTGGGTTTATTACGCCTGAAGGTGGAAATGAGGAATGGGATGAAGTTAATCATTTTAAAAATTTTAGAACTGTTGTAAATGGGAAAAGTGTAAATACAGTTTCTTACAGACTAACTGATTTTGTTCCAAAGGACGTAAAGAAACTTGAAGAAGTGAAAAAATATTTTAAGGAATATGATGAAGAAAAGGCAAAAGAGGAAGCCGACTATTATAAAAGAAGCTATGTTTATTATTTTAAAGCAAACTTTAAAAAGGGAGAAAATGTAATTGAGCATAGCTATCGTTACGATGGAAGTGGCGGTGTCGGATATAACGACTTTAATTATGTCTGGTCTACTATTTCAAAATGGAAAAATCAAAAAGTGGATGACTTTGAAGTAATTGTTGAGCCTGGAAGCGCTTTGATTGCAATACCTGAAATAAAGATGAAGAATGGAAAATATATAGACTGGAAATTAGTTGGAGAAGGGAATATTGATTACGGATACAGAAATTATTACGATAGAGACGGACAATATAAAGTTCTTTATGCAAAATTGAAAAAAGGATATTTACATTTTAAAACAAAGAATTTTAGCCCTGAAGATGAATTTAGCCTATCAGAGATAGCATATCTAAATGGTAATTACTATTTCTCTGAAAAAACGGAAAAAGGCTATAAATACAGAGATGATCTAACAAAAGCCGCTTACAGTGCGGGATATTTAACAGCAGATGAATTAAAAGAACTTACCAATGAAGATTTGAAAATAATGAGAAATTATCCTTATGCAGTAGCAGGATATGATTTTTCTGATAAAAAATTAAAAGATTATTTCTCAAAATTCCTGTGGTATATTCCAATTGGAAAAAATGTCGAATTGGGAGAAGATGACTATGAAGTTGTTAATAATGTGGATAAGATCATAAAAAGCAGGGGAAAATAA
- a CDS encoding Txe/YoeB family addiction module toxin has translation MVEEYKIYILKKANKDKEKIKQFPALKNNVEKLINLIKKNPFQTPPSYEILTKDLKDYYSRRINKQHRLVYEVIEEEKRINIISMWTH, from the coding sequence ATGGTAGAAGAATACAAAATTTATATTTTGAAAAAAGCTAATAAGGATAAAGAGAAAATAAAGCAATTTCCAGCATTAAAAAATAATGTGGAAAAATTAATAAACCTTATAAAGAAAAATCCTTTTCAAACACCACCGTCTTATGAGATTTTAACTAAAGATTTGAAAGATTATTATTCAAGAAGAATTAATAAACAACACAGGCTCGTGTATGAAGTTATAGAAGAAGAGAAAAGAATAAATATCATTAGTATGTGGACACATTAA
- a CDS encoding YARHG domain-containing protein has protein sequence MKKIRAFLLFCLMFIFGMNLLANDLHFESNGGHIVPMNMSNISIKSEKLHFKLEKNKIQDEDKYEMIVTVRFVFNSPDAGEKYIGFITPEGGAYKWDEVEYFKDFKTIVNGKKADTVSYRLTDLIPKDVEQLEEVKKYFKEYDKEKMMEIFKYYKKSNIYYFKANFKKGENIVEHSYRYNKAGGDGYIDFDYVWTTISKWKNQKVDDFEVIVEPGNAFIEMPVIKMKNGKEMKWELVGEGNTDYGYKISSNGDGKKEDKYKFFYAKLKKGYLHFRTKDFKPEDEFYLTVITSLDANYYFPEKTEKGFKLRDNFSDAGSTGTNLEYHLEHYLKNITDDELKIIRNYPYALAGYDFSDKKLKDYFSKFLWYIPTGKNVTLGKDEYEWIKKADNIINSRKK, from the coding sequence ATGAAAAAAATTAGAGCATTCTTATTGTTTTGTTTAATGTTTATTTTTGGTATGAATTTATTGGCAAATGATTTGCACTTTGAATCGAATGGTGGGCATATAGTTCCGATGAACATGTCCAATATTTCAATAAAGAGTGAGAAGCTTCACTTCAAGCTGGAAAAAAATAAAATACAGGATGAAGATAAATATGAAATGATTGTAACTGTAAGGTTTGTATTTAACAGCCCGGATGCAGGAGAAAAATATATAGGATTTATTACTCCTGAAGGAGGAGCCTATAAATGGGATGAAGTAGAGTATTTTAAAGATTTTAAGACAATTGTAAATGGAAAGAAAGCAGATACAGTTTCATACAGATTGACAGATCTTATTCCAAAAGATGTGGAACAGCTGGAAGAAGTGAAAAAATATTTTAAGGAATATGACAAGGAAAAAATGATGGAGATATTCAAATATTATAAGAAAAGCAATATCTACTACTTTAAGGCAAATTTTAAAAAAGGGGAAAATATAGTTGAGCATAGCTACCGTTATAATAAAGCTGGTGGTGACGGATATATAGATTTTGATTATGTATGGACAACTATTTCAAAGTGGAAAAATCAGAAGGTAGATGATTTTGAAGTAATTGTTGAGCCTGGAAATGCATTCATTGAAATGCCTGTTATAAAAATGAAAAATGGAAAAGAAATGAAATGGGAACTTGTCGGAGAAGGAAATACGGATTACGGATACAAAATTTCTTCTAATGGAGATGGTAAAAAAGAAGATAAATATAAATTTTTTTATGCAAAATTGAAAAAAGGTTATTTACATTTCAGAACAAAAGACTTTAAACCTGAAGATGAATTTTACTTGACAGTAATAACAAGTCTGGATGCAAATTACTATTTTCCTGAAAAAACTGAAAAAGGATTTAAACTTAGAGATAATTTTTCAGATGCAGGATCTACAGGAACTAATTTAGAATATCACTTAGAACACTATTTAAAAAATATTACAGATGATGAATTAAAAATAATAAGAAATTATCCTTATGCATTGGCAGGTTATGATTTTTCTGATAAAAAATTGAAAGATTATTTTTCAAAATTTTTGTGGTACATACCTACTGGAAAAAACGTAACATTGGGAAAAGATGAATACGAATGGATTAAAAAAGCCGATAATATTATAAATAGTAGAAAAAAATAA
- a CDS encoding DEAD/DEAH box helicase, with translation MQRFEDFGLSTEMLNALSKKGFEEPSEIQKLVVPELLKERTHLIGQAQTGTGKTAAFGIPILETIDADKTVRALILAPTRELANQVSDEIYSLKGEKDIKVLAVYGGASIENQIKRLKAGVDIVVGTPGRVMDLINKKVLKVNGLDYFVLDEADEMLNMGFLEDIEEILEKTNDEKKMLFFSATIPKAILAIAKRFMPEHKLLKVEKKELTTNLTEQIYYEVKQEDKFEALCRVLDYEQNFYGIVFCRTKSEVDDVTNKLKARNYDAECIHGDITQALRQKALDLFKKQILTILVATDVAARGIDVSNLTHVINYSIPQEAESYVHRIGRTGRAGHKGIAITFVTPREASKLAQIKRVTKTDIKREDIPNVEEILEAKKEALVAYVDEIIKESDFNAYEELAQRLIEGRDARQVLASVLRHVYEDEFLPDNYNEIADVKVKINDKTRLFIALGSKDGYNVGRLLDLLNKKARTPGRKVKDVKIMDKYSFITVPLQEAEYIMRALNSKKDAKPLVEEATGSRNGGGEKGDKKSGKRDRDRKRRKKSSEKKSDKSSKVKKDKKKDKKTRRVKK, from the coding sequence ATGCAAAGATTTGAAGATTTTGGCTTAAGTACGGAAATGCTTAATGCCCTAAGTAAAAAAGGATTTGAAGAACCAAGTGAAATACAGAAGCTGGTTGTTCCTGAATTATTGAAAGAAAGAACTCACTTGATTGGACAGGCTCAGACAGGAACAGGGAAAACTGCAGCTTTTGGTATTCCAATACTGGAAACTATTGACGCTGATAAAACAGTCAGAGCTTTAATTTTGGCACCGACAAGGGAGCTTGCAAATCAAGTTTCTGATGAAATTTATTCATTAAAAGGAGAAAAAGATATAAAAGTTCTTGCTGTTTATGGAGGAGCTTCTATTGAAAACCAAATAAAAAGATTAAAAGCTGGAGTAGATATTGTTGTAGGAACTCCAGGACGTGTTATGGATTTAATAAATAAAAAAGTTCTGAAAGTAAATGGCTTAGACTATTTCGTGCTGGATGAAGCAGATGAAATGCTTAATATGGGGTTTTTGGAAGATATTGAAGAAATTTTAGAAAAAACTAATGACGAGAAAAAAATGTTATTCTTTTCAGCCACAATTCCTAAAGCAATTTTAGCGATTGCAAAAAGATTTATGCCTGAACACAAACTGTTAAAAGTTGAAAAAAAGGAACTTACAACAAACTTAACAGAACAAATCTATTATGAAGTAAAACAAGAAGATAAATTTGAAGCACTATGCAGAGTTTTAGATTATGAACAAAACTTTTATGGAATTGTTTTCTGCCGTACAAAATCAGAAGTTGACGATGTTACAAATAAATTGAAAGCAAGAAACTATGATGCAGAATGTATTCACGGAGATATTACTCAAGCTCTAAGACAAAAAGCACTTGATTTGTTCAAGAAACAAATATTGACAATATTAGTTGCTACGGACGTTGCCGCTCGTGGAATTGATGTAAGCAACTTAACCCATGTTATTAACTACTCTATCCCGCAGGAAGCTGAATCTTACGTTCACAGAATCGGTAGAACAGGACGTGCTGGTCATAAGGGAATTGCAATAACTTTTGTAACTCCAAGAGAAGCAAGCAAACTTGCCCAAATTAAACGAGTTACAAAAACTGACATTAAAAGAGAAGACATTCCAAACGTGGAAGAAATTCTGGAAGCTAAAAAAGAAGCATTAGTTGCTTATGTAGACGAAATTATCAAAGAAAGCGATTTTAATGCTTATGAGGAGCTTGCTCAAAGATTGATTGAAGGAAGAGACGCTAGACAAGTGCTTGCTTCTGTTTTAAGACACGTTTATGAAGATGAATTTTTACCAGATAATTACAATGAAATTGCAGATGTAAAAGTAAAAATTAACGATAAGACAAGATTATTCATTGCACTTGGAAGCAAAGACGGCTATAACGTAGGAAGACTTCTTGATTTGTTAAATAAAAAGGCAAGAACACCTGGAAGAAAAGTAAAAGATGTAAAAATTATGGACAAATACTCTTTTATCACAGTACCGTTACAAGAAGCCGAATATATAATGCGGGCATTAAATTCTAAAAAAGATGCAAAACCGCTTGTTGAAGAAGCTACTGGAAGCAGAAATGGTGGCGGTGAAAAAGGTGATAAAAAATCTGGAAAAAGAGATAGAGACAGAAAACGAAGAAAAAAATCTTCTGAAAAAAAATCTGATAAATCTTCAAAAGTAAAAAAAGATAAAAAGAAAGATAAAAAAACAAGAAGAGTGAAAAAATAA
- the efp gene encoding elongation factor P, producing the protein MKPAAELRQGSTYRKNNIPYLILKAERHQSTSGKRQRAAEVKFKTKELISGKIQEITVLATELMDDIILDRNQMQFLYEIDGEYNFMDQETFEQIALSTEDLGDAVNFLEEEMIIQVLMYEGTPVGVELPNTVIREVTYTEPGLKGDTIGRATKPATVSTGYTLQVPLFVAIGDKIKIDTRTGEYIERAN; encoded by the coding sequence ATGAAACCAGCAGCAGAATTAAGACAAGGAAGTACATATAGAAAGAATAACATCCCATATTTAATACTAAAAGCTGAAAGACATCAATCAACATCAGGAAAAAGACAAAGGGCAGCCGAAGTAAAATTCAAAACAAAAGAGTTAATTTCAGGAAAAATTCAAGAAATTACAGTTTTGGCAACTGAACTTATGGATGACATCATTCTTGACAGAAATCAAATGCAATTTTTATATGAAATTGACGGAGAATATAACTTTATGGATCAAGAAACTTTTGAACAAATTGCCTTATCAACTGAAGATTTAGGAGATGCAGTAAATTTCTTGGAAGAAGAAATGATTATTCAAGTTCTAATGTACGAAGGGACTCCAGTTGGTGTAGAATTGCCGAACACAGTAATTAGAGAAGTAACTTATACAGAACCAGGACTAAAAGGAGATACAATCGGACGTGCAACAAAACCTGCGACAGTGTCAACAGGTTACACTTTACAAGTACCTTTATTTGTAGCAATTGGAGATAAAATTAAAATTGATACAAGAACTGGTGAATACATCGAAAGAGCAAATTAA
- a CDS encoding type II toxin-antitoxin system Phd/YefM family antitoxin, with the protein MTNTNATNLRKNLFSYLESAIDYNDVINVNTKKGNAIIISEAEYNGLLETLYLLSDPILKEKIEAAKNATDEDYEAFEW; encoded by the coding sequence ATGACAAATACAAATGCAACTAATTTGAGAAAAAATTTATTTTCTTATTTAGAGTCGGCAATTGACTATAATGATGTTATCAATGTGAACACTAAAAAAGGAAATGCTATTATCATTAGCGAAGCTGAATATAATGGTTTATTAGAAACTCTATACTTGTTATCAGATCCAATATTGAAAGAAAAAATTGAAGCGGCAAAAAATGCCACTGATGAAGATTATGAGGCTTTTGAATGGTAG
- a CDS encoding PepSY domain-containing protein: MKNKTVKFAIFGIALLGALGIAYGASRKYRNRNKVSNDTVYINNNANNSQNITMEKAKSIALAQVPGANESHFGEIDLDHDHGRTVYEIEIFYNNSKYEFDIDASTGEIVGTEVKHYNKNY; this comes from the coding sequence ATGAAAAATAAAACAGTGAAATTTGCAATTTTCGGAATTGCATTATTAGGGGCACTTGGTATTGCTTATGGAGCAAGCAGAAAATATAGAAATAGAAACAAAGTCTCAAATGATACAGTTTATATTAATAATAACGCAAATAATTCACAAAATATAACAATGGAAAAAGCAAAATCAATTGCACTTGCACAAGTGCCAGGAGCGAATGAAAGTCATTTTGGAGAAATAGATTTAGATCATGATCATGGAAGAACTGTTTACGAAATTGAAATTTTTTACAATAATTCAAAATATGAATTTGACATTGATGCTTCAACGGGTGAAATTGTTGGAACTGAAGTAAAGCATTATAATAAAAATTATTAA
- a CDS encoding SIMPL domain-containing protein (The SIMPL domain is named for its presence in mouse protein SIMPL (signalling molecule that associates with mouse pelle-like kinase). Bacterial member BP26, from Brucella, was shown to assemble into a channel-like structure, while YggE from E. coli has been associated with resistance to oxidative stress.), whose amino-acid sequence MKKIQFILIPTILSFGLIISSALISNAMDKANKDENRITVKGVAERRIKADKALINIVISKKSENLDELKKDISEREKLTIDLIKKLKINENEYSIGNLRIQPNYTESSSNVKKSSENSAKSTETPATNNKISDYDGVEVISIVTKNIDKAGEFYEKLAELKLQSSNIEINMPEYYITNLEKYKRDLIVDASRNAEIRAIEMLKVNNNEIGGLKNMNQGQFEVLADTEDVKKINEDESNQIYKKLRLVVTATYLIKY is encoded by the coding sequence TTGAAAAAAATACAATTTATATTAATTCCTACGATATTATCTTTTGGATTAATTATATCATCAGCACTGATTTCAAATGCCATGGATAAGGCTAATAAGGATGAAAATAGAATTACAGTAAAGGGCGTAGCTGAACGGAGAATCAAAGCGGACAAGGCACTTATAAACATAGTAATTTCTAAAAAAAGTGAAAATCTTGATGAATTGAAAAAAGATATTTCAGAAAGAGAAAAATTAACTATAGATTTAATTAAAAAACTTAAAATTAACGAAAATGAATACAGCATAGGAAATCTACGTATTCAGCCAAATTATACAGAAAGTTCATCAAATGTAAAGAAATCATCTGAAAATTCTGCTAAATCTACTGAAACACCTGCAACAAATAATAAAATTTCAGATTATGACGGAGTCGAAGTAATTTCGATTGTTACAAAAAATATTGATAAGGCTGGAGAATTTTACGAAAAGCTGGCTGAATTAAAGCTACAAAGCAGCAATATTGAGATAAATATGCCAGAATACTATATTACAAATTTAGAAAAATATAAGCGGGACTTAATTGTAGATGCTTCAAGAAATGCTGAAATTCGTGCAATTGAAATGCTAAAAGTGAATAACAATGAAATTGGCGGGCTGAAAAATATGAATCAAGGACAATTTGAAGTACTGGCAGATACTGAAGATGTAAAAAAAATAAATGAAGATGAAAGTAATCAAATTTATAAAAAATTAAGATTAGTTGTAACAGCAACTTACTTAATAAAATATTAA
- a CDS encoding DUF4298 domain-containing protein, whose product MKNDKIKRVEEMEKIMDKSADIFRELNIVLDKLEENLVDYKKLDEYYSSENWFLDAEDHNNGILPQDLKCGVLSEDGAYNLFGENHELAIRMVEIAAKMLRR is encoded by the coding sequence ATGAAAAATGATAAAATAAAAAGAGTTGAAGAAATGGAAAAAATTATGGATAAATCAGCAGATATTTTTAGGGAACTGAATATAGTGTTAGATAAGCTGGAGGAAAATTTGGTGGATTATAAAAAGTTGGATGAATATTATAGTAGCGAAAACTGGTTTTTGGATGCGGAAGATCATAATAACGGTATTTTGCCACAAGACTTAAAATGTGGAGTTTTGAGCGAAGACGGAGCTTATAACTTGTTTGGGGAAAATCATGAACTGGCAATTAGAATGGTAGAGATTGCGGCGAAGATGTTGAGAAGATAA
- a CDS encoding PepSY domain-containing protein, whose amino-acid sequence MKKKILSIALLSIMVLGVSVATNAKSKNKYNRNIASNSYIGVNRAMNIALKKVPGANSSHMKKIHLDRENGRMVYEGEIYYNGQEYEFDIDAVTGDIVKWKVEGVSNNSPYANSNANNSQNITIEKAKSIALAQVRGASQSHFGKIELDHDHGRAIYEIEIFYNNSKYEFDIDASTGEVIGTEVKHYNRNY is encoded by the coding sequence ATGAAAAAGAAAATTTTAAGTATCGCATTATTATCAATTATGGTATTAGGAGTATCAGTAGCTACAAACGCAAAAAGCAAAAACAAATACAACAGAAACATTGCTTCAAACAGCTACATTGGAGTAAATAGAGCAATGAACATTGCATTGAAAAAAGTGCCAGGAGCAAACAGCTCTCATATGAAGAAAATCCACTTGGACAGAGAAAATGGAAGAATGGTTTATGAAGGTGAAATTTACTATAATGGACAGGAATATGAATTTGATATTGATGCTGTAACTGGTGACATTGTAAAGTGGAAAGTAGAAGGAGTTTCAAATAATTCTCCTTACGCTAATAGTAATGCAAACAATTCACAAAATATAACAATAGAAAAGGCAAAATCAATTGCACTTGCACAGGTGCGAGGAGCTAGTCAAAGCCATTTTGGAAAAATAGAATTAGATCACGATCATGGAAGAGCAATTTACGAAATCGAAATTTTTTACAATAATTCAAAATACGAATTTGATATAGATGCTTCAACAGGTGAAGTTATTGGAACTGAAGTAAAACACTATAATAGAAATTATTAA